In Haloprofundus halophilus, one DNA window encodes the following:
- a CDS encoding helix-turn-helix transcriptional regulator translates to MIRGSDTGAYAKLLVLCIVLLSVACGSVAATGESAASAAEPTDVSTAVADWSTDGTSPFAHPLWQFTASDSDAYLDVDSLSAAVLPSFVADVGSRLVDTVLDDSLFREHSPGFALTMFLGRLDAASTAATQRVDVTSATSDDVHAAPPIEWMNPNPDEQLAEIDYFALMLSLTTVLVSIGLVAYRRLSAPNGIEREVEPSLAEPESTLSDEERILQLLEAHDGQMRQVEIVEEVEWSKAKVSRLLSQLDEDGEITKLRLGRENLICTRGCEPEASRSPFAAAQEN, encoded by the coding sequence ATGATTCGAGGCAGCGATACTGGCGCGTACGCTAAACTGCTCGTACTCTGCATCGTCCTGCTGAGCGTCGCGTGCGGTTCGGTCGCCGCAACTGGCGAATCGGCAGCCTCCGCCGCCGAACCCACCGACGTCTCGACGGCCGTCGCGGACTGGAGCACCGACGGTACGTCGCCCTTCGCCCATCCGCTCTGGCAGTTCACCGCGAGCGACTCGGACGCGTATCTTGACGTCGATTCCCTTTCGGCCGCTGTCCTCCCGTCGTTCGTGGCGGACGTCGGCAGTAGACTGGTGGACACCGTCCTCGACGATTCGCTGTTCCGAGAGCACTCGCCCGGGTTCGCGTTGACGATGTTCTTGGGTCGTTTAGACGCTGCGTCGACCGCGGCGACGCAGCGAGTCGATGTGACGTCGGCGACGAGCGACGACGTGCACGCCGCACCGCCCATCGAGTGGATGAATCCGAATCCGGACGAACAACTCGCCGAAATCGACTACTTCGCGCTCATGCTGAGCCTCACGACGGTACTCGTGAGCATCGGTCTCGTCGCGTACCGCCGACTCTCCGCACCGAACGGTATCGAACGCGAGGTCGAACCGTCGCTCGCGGAACCGGAGTCGACGCTCAGCGACGAGGAGCGCATCCTGCAACTACTCGAAGCGCACGACGGCCAGATGCGACAGGTCGAGATCGTCGAGGAAGTCGAGTGGTCGAAAGCCAAGGTGAGCCGACTGCTCTCGCAGTTAGACGAGGACGGCGAGATAACGAAACTCCGCCTCGGCCGCGAGAACCTCATCTGCACCCGCGGTTGCGAACCAGAAGCGTCCCGCTCTCCGTTCGCCGCCGCTCAGGAGAACTGA
- a CDS encoding DUF7344 domain-containing protein: MFAELSPVGENGRAETPNPTAREDIVFDLLKNDRRRMVMSLLAEEAESVTIGDIARTIATAEADESPAPEKVYKSVYVSLQQTHLPKLAENDVIEYNRSTGTVAPGPNLEDVLVYVEPSSARDVWQSEELILGFVGLVVTLGAVVGVPIVSALAAEVWAVLFFTAIICLNAYRLLA; the protein is encoded by the coding sequence ATGTTCGCGGAACTGAGTCCTGTCGGTGAAAACGGGCGTGCCGAGACACCGAATCCGACGGCGAGAGAGGACATCGTCTTCGATCTCCTCAAAAACGATCGCCGCCGGATGGTGATGTCACTGCTGGCCGAAGAGGCCGAATCGGTGACTATCGGCGATATCGCTCGGACGATCGCGACCGCCGAAGCGGATGAGAGCCCAGCGCCGGAAAAAGTGTACAAGAGCGTCTACGTCTCGCTCCAACAGACGCACCTCCCGAAGTTGGCGGAGAACGACGTCATCGAGTACAACCGGAGCACTGGGACGGTTGCACCGGGGCCGAACCTCGAAGACGTGCTCGTGTACGTCGAGCCTTCGAGTGCTCGTGACGTCTGGCAGTCCGAAGAGTTGATTCTCGGGTTCGTTGGACTCGTAGTGACGCTCGGCGCGGTCGTCGGCGTACCGATCGTGAGCGCTCTAGCGGCGGAGGTGTGGGCGGTGCTCTTCTTCACCGCTATCATCTGTTTGAACGCCTATCGCCTCCTCGCGTAG
- a CDS encoding Cdc6/Cdc18 family protein, protein MTDENPSEADRDSLFRYEEPIFAREELLDIRHIPGPDRIVGRDTHMQRVANAVNPAIFGRPPKHLLIYGKTGTGKSLVSRHVTERLAAEAAKDEVVVRTAFVDCGEENTETSAVKTIASQLNEPTETGVSVPERGLATGDYYKRLWRILDARCDVALILLDEIDMLDDDEILRKLSRAGENNRVSRCSIGVIGISNKIDYPDQLTERVKSSFQHDEIVFKPYTADQLGDILDNRCDAFRPGVLGDDVIPLTSALAAQEHGDARKAIDILRNAGRIATEEELTEVVVDHVRKAKERTEANRFNEIVAGTPVQGKAILLALAMLTLASDETEFSTKRVYDTYTSIVNEIGMDQLSERRVNEILQEQAFLNVINSTRTSRGRGRGVYSTHRLLEDADIVRKVIAADDRFDEFDGGGT, encoded by the coding sequence ATGACCGACGAAAATCCCTCCGAGGCGGACCGTGATTCACTCTTCCGGTACGAGGAGCCGATTTTCGCGCGCGAGGAGCTTTTGGACATCCGCCACATCCCCGGCCCGGACCGAATCGTCGGTCGGGACACCCACATGCAGCGGGTCGCAAACGCGGTCAACCCGGCGATATTCGGCCGGCCGCCGAAACATCTCCTGATATATGGCAAGACCGGGACGGGAAAATCGCTCGTCTCCCGACACGTGACCGAGCGACTCGCGGCCGAAGCGGCTAAAGACGAGGTCGTCGTCCGAACCGCGTTCGTCGACTGCGGCGAGGAGAACACGGAGACGTCCGCGGTGAAGACGATCGCGAGTCAACTGAACGAACCTACTGAGACCGGGGTTTCGGTTCCCGAACGGGGGCTCGCCACGGGCGACTACTACAAGCGACTCTGGCGGATTCTCGACGCTCGATGCGATGTCGCGCTGATTCTCCTCGACGAGATCGACATGCTCGACGACGACGAGATTCTCCGAAAACTTTCGCGAGCGGGTGAGAACAACCGCGTCTCCCGCTGCAGTATCGGCGTCATCGGCATCAGCAACAAGATCGACTATCCGGACCAGTTGACGGAGCGAGTCAAGAGCAGCTTCCAACACGACGAAATCGTCTTCAAACCGTACACGGCAGACCAACTCGGCGACATCCTCGACAACCGTTGCGACGCGTTCCGCCCCGGCGTCCTCGGTGACGACGTCATCCCGCTCACGTCCGCGCTCGCGGCACAGGAACACGGTGACGCCCGGAAAGCGATCGATATCCTCCGCAACGCCGGCCGCATCGCTACCGAAGAGGAGCTCACGGAGGTAGTCGTAGACCACGTGCGCAAAGCGAAAGAGCGGACCGAAGCGAACCGATTCAACGAAATCGTCGCCGGAACCCCGGTTCAGGGGAAGGCGATTCTCCTGGCCCTCGCGATGCTGACGCTCGCCTCCGACGAGACGGAGTTTTCCACCAAACGCGTGTACGACACGTACACGTCTATCGTAAACGAGATCGGGATGGACCAGCTGTCGGAACGACGAGTCAACGAAATCCTCCAAGAACAGGCGTTTTTGAACGTCATCAACTCCACTCGCACGAGTCGCGGCCGCGGACGCGGTGTGTACAGTACGCACCGCCTGCTCGAGGACGCCGATATCGTGCGAAAAGTGATCGCCGCCGACGATCGATTCGACGAGTTCGACGGCGGCGGGACGTAA
- a CDS encoding ParA family protein, whose amino-acid sequence MHTIAVTNQKGGVGKTTITAHLAVGLARRGHQVLAVDLDPQGYLTRHFGLKEKLYRLDTDNIALHLTGSARGDPVDLVVETDESVDLVPSNYDMRGVADALSNARNRERRLQNVLSALPDDGYDYVLIDSPPNLGVLTDNAILASRRLLIPIQAEDSSLDALEMALDEIEEIEAAFGIDVDILGIAPNLVPRDGVAKSTLETIRSTPGLEELVLPYEIRKRADIKYAMRRGETLYAYNETSDMVPVFDRLAADVEQDVN is encoded by the coding sequence GTGCATACGATTGCAGTTACGAATCAGAAAGGAGGGGTCGGCAAGACGACGATCACCGCCCATCTCGCGGTTGGACTGGCGCGGCGCGGGCACCAGGTTCTAGCGGTCGATCTCGATCCGCAGGGGTATCTCACTCGCCATTTCGGCCTCAAGGAGAAACTGTACCGGCTAGACACGGACAACATCGCTCTTCATCTCACCGGCAGCGCTCGCGGCGATCCGGTCGACCTCGTGGTCGAAACCGACGAAAGCGTCGACCTCGTGCCGAGTAACTACGATATGCGCGGCGTCGCCGATGCGCTTTCGAACGCTCGAAACAGGGAGCGTCGACTGCAGAACGTCCTCTCGGCGCTTCCGGACGACGGTTACGACTACGTTCTCATCGATAGTCCGCCGAACTTGGGCGTCCTCACCGACAATGCGATTCTCGCGTCGCGTCGGCTACTCATCCCGATACAGGCCGAGGACTCGTCGCTCGACGCACTGGAGATGGCGCTCGACGAGATCGAGGAGATCGAAGCCGCGTTCGGTATCGACGTCGATATCCTCGGTATCGCACCGAACTTGGTCCCCCGAGACGGCGTTGCGAAGTCGACGCTCGAGACGATCCGTTCGACTCCGGGGCTGGAAGAGCTCGTTCTCCCGTACGAGATCAGAAAACGCGCCGACATCAAGTACGCGATGCGGAGGGGAGAGACGCTCTACGCATACAACGAGACGTCCGATATGGTTCCCGTTTTCGACCGTCTCGCGGCGGACGTCGAACAGGACGTAAATTAA
- a CDS encoding NAD-dependent epimerase/dehydratase family protein, with translation MSESPTGQTVLVTGGAGFIGSHLVDALVEENEVRVLDNFSSGRRENLRDDVTVFEGDIRDDDLVGRATSGVDLVYHTAALVSVSASVEDPVLSHSTNASATVSLLEHARAEGARVVLSSSAAIYGQPEEVPVPESHPKNPESPYGADKLALDTYARLYHDLYGLETVALRYFNVYGPRQTAGDYSGVISIFLEQARSNQPITVEGDGGQTRDFVHVRDVVQANLAAGTTDAVGRAYNVGTGDTISINDLAEEIREAADSSSEITHVDARPGDVRDSRADISRIRDALDFEPTVTLADGLASLCE, from the coding sequence ATGAGCGAATCACCAACGGGACAGACCGTGCTCGTAACCGGCGGCGCAGGATTCATCGGCAGTCATCTCGTCGACGCCCTCGTCGAGGAGAACGAGGTCAGAGTGCTGGACAACTTCTCGTCCGGACGGCGGGAGAACCTCCGCGACGACGTCACCGTCTTCGAGGGGGATATCCGAGACGACGACCTCGTCGGACGCGCAACCTCGGGCGTCGACCTCGTCTACCACACTGCGGCGTTGGTCAGCGTCTCGGCGTCAGTCGAAGATCCGGTGCTGAGCCACAGCACGAACGCGTCGGCGACCGTCTCGCTGCTCGAACACGCCCGAGCGGAGGGCGCGAGAGTCGTTCTCTCGTCGAGCGCCGCTATCTACGGGCAACCCGAGGAGGTTCCGGTCCCGGAGTCGCATCCGAAGAATCCGGAGTCGCCGTACGGCGCGGACAAACTCGCGCTCGACACGTACGCGCGACTGTATCACGACCTCTACGGACTCGAGACGGTCGCGCTTCGATACTTCAACGTCTACGGTCCGCGCCAGACTGCCGGCGATTACAGCGGCGTCATCAGCATCTTTCTCGAACAGGCGAGGTCGAACCAACCGATAACCGTCGAAGGCGACGGAGGGCAGACGAGGGACTTCGTCCACGTGCGCGACGTCGTTCAGGCGAACTTGGCGGCGGGGACGACCGATGCGGTCGGTCGTGCTTACAACGTCGGCACCGGGGACACGATATCGATAAACGACCTCGCCGAGGAGATTCGAGAGGCCGCGGACTCCTCGTCGGAGATCACGCACGTCGACGCTCGTCCCGGCGACGTTCGGGACAGTCGGGCGGATATCTCGCGTATCCGCGATGCACTCGACTTCGAACCGACCGTGACGCTCGCCGACGGCTTGGCGTCGTTGTGCGAGTAG
- a CDS encoding PKD domain-containing protein codes for MSSIAGPVAAATPDATDQAAVGDLDTVASNSTPIESNETYHGADGVVFSSMVETDDGGFLLAGWVDSGKDDLGEQATVVKVDAAGERQWVKRFGDEGTDRLFDIVESDDGYIAVGRSNDDTGWSQAWAVGLSNDGTVDWEKQYGDARGDAFWSVSRADDTYLLSGWTPTDDGADGYVTAVDETGEVDWEWTTDGSQDEYIRDSVVTDDGVVFVGDSEASTGDSAGYVAKLDTDGTLLWEQTHENAGVDVEYRAVAAGDGEFAIAGVDSGQSNEKPDGLFARFSDTGEFRNSRTYGDRGYDMLEGIAYTGDGYILSGGNRLFASWDLDGWLVRTDEKGNSEWRERLGTTDRDAFWPIVATDSGYAAAGFTGDEGWYVSISRRVDGTLSTENGTSTVTFGDEPLQLSYDGERNESDTSPSLTRRQFLDRSMPGTPMYAASIDSADDGEASLTQVSARFDEAMLQERNVSATSLRLGYYADGQWQFANSETTVDDGTVVVRATLPSSADATYGVSSLETPTAVVDGVPQGAVAPGESVDLNASASTGGSDENVSVSWSFADGTAEGESATVQFDEPGHHNVTATVTNAHGLTDERTVSVLVNDQPTVTVDAPQSLSVGESAQLSATVDNDVGNATVTWLLPGGNQTGSTVEYTPQSATEQSVVVVVRDEFGAETRQTLDISVDEVQNQQSASETTSSTTTPGFGTVVAFLSLMLFAVGLTRRSRR; via the coding sequence GTGAGTTCGATAGCAGGTCCGGTCGCCGCGGCGACTCCGGACGCGACCGACCAGGCCGCCGTCGGGGACCTCGACACGGTCGCCTCGAACTCTACACCGATCGAATCGAACGAAACGTACCACGGCGCCGACGGCGTCGTCTTCTCGAGTATGGTAGAGACCGACGACGGTGGGTTCCTCCTCGCCGGGTGGGTCGACAGCGGGAAAGACGACCTCGGCGAGCAGGCGACCGTCGTCAAAGTCGACGCCGCGGGCGAGCGCCAGTGGGTGAAGCGATTCGGTGACGAGGGCACGGACCGCCTGTTCGACATCGTCGAATCCGACGACGGCTACATCGCCGTGGGCCGCTCGAACGACGACACGGGCTGGTCGCAGGCGTGGGCCGTCGGGCTCTCGAACGACGGCACCGTCGACTGGGAGAAGCAGTACGGCGACGCCCGCGGCGACGCTTTCTGGTCTGTCAGCCGAGCGGACGACACTTACCTGCTGAGCGGATGGACGCCGACGGACGACGGTGCTGACGGGTACGTCACCGCCGTCGACGAAACCGGCGAAGTCGACTGGGAGTGGACCACCGACGGTTCACAGGACGAGTACATCCGTGACAGCGTCGTGACCGACGACGGCGTCGTGTTCGTCGGCGACTCGGAGGCGTCCACCGGTGACAGTGCCGGTTACGTGGCGAAACTCGACACCGACGGGACGCTCCTCTGGGAACAGACCCACGAGAACGCGGGCGTCGACGTGGAGTACCGCGCCGTCGCCGCCGGTGACGGCGAGTTCGCCATCGCCGGCGTCGACAGCGGGCAATCGAACGAGAAACCCGACGGCTTGTTCGCGCGCTTCAGCGACACCGGCGAGTTCCGCAACAGCCGAACGTACGGTGACCGAGGCTACGACATGCTGGAGGGTATCGCCTACACCGGCGACGGGTACATCCTCAGCGGCGGCAATCGACTGTTCGCCTCCTGGGACCTCGACGGTTGGCTGGTCCGGACGGACGAGAAAGGCAACTCCGAGTGGAGAGAGCGTCTCGGAACGACCGACCGTGACGCCTTCTGGCCGATCGTCGCCACCGACAGCGGTTACGCGGCCGCCGGGTTCACCGGCGACGAGGGCTGGTACGTCAGCATCTCCCGCCGCGTCGACGGGACGCTCTCCACCGAGAACGGCACCTCGACGGTGACGTTCGGCGACGAACCGCTGCAGCTCAGCTACGACGGGGAACGAAACGAGAGCGACACGTCGCCGTCGCTCACGCGTCGTCAGTTCCTCGACCGGTCGATGCCGGGAACCCCGATGTACGCGGCGAGCATCGACAGCGCCGACGACGGTGAAGCGTCACTGACGCAGGTCAGCGCGCGGTTCGACGAGGCGATGCTCCAGGAACGGAACGTCTCCGCGACGTCGCTCCGTCTCGGTTACTACGCCGACGGACAGTGGCAGTTCGCGAACAGCGAGACGACCGTCGACGACGGAACTGTCGTCGTCCGCGCGACGCTGCCCTCGTCGGCTGACGCCACGTACGGCGTCTCGTCGCTCGAAACCCCGACCGCCGTCGTCGACGGCGTTCCGCAGGGAGCGGTCGCCCCCGGTGAGTCCGTCGACCTGAACGCGTCCGCTTCGACCGGCGGGTCCGACGAGAACGTCTCGGTCTCGTGGTCGTTCGCCGACGGCACCGCCGAAGGCGAATCTGCGACCGTCCAGTTCGACGAGCCCGGTCACCACAACGTCACCGCGACGGTGACCAACGCGCACGGTCTCACCGACGAACGGACGGTTTCGGTCCTGGTAAACGACCAACCGACCGTCACCGTCGACGCCCCGCAGTCGTTGTCGGTCGGTGAATCCGCGCAACTGAGTGCAACAGTCGACAACGATGTCGGCAACGCCACGGTCACGTGGTTGCTGCCGGGCGGCAACCAGACCGGTTCGACGGTCGAGTACACGCCGCAGTCCGCGACAGAACAGTCTGTCGTCGTCGTCGTTCGAGACGAGTTCGGCGCGGAGACGAGACAGACGTTAGACATCTCCGTCGACGAGGTTCAGAACCAGCAGAGCGCGTCCGAAACGACGAGTTCGACCACGACGCCCGGGTTCGGAACCGTCGTCGCGTTCCTCTCGTTGATGCTGTTCGCGGTCGGCCTCACGCGTCGATCCCGACGCTGA
- the rdfA gene encoding rod-determining factor RdfA codes for MNQQRDTADESEDGCGCKVERVAEQYELDRIDEVLVARWLGESGERYSLRRLETHFNERVLESAMAETPITVLDGDVAHLYERLSDGSVSAGQRAETENYLKRAGVNVERVRNDFVSHQTVHTHLRECLGATRDRIHDPESRVEKADKTVLSLQNRMRLVTEETIERLERADIVSIDSFDVYVDTTIVCGECDRSLSFSELLDRGNCRCQVDERGADNPAV; via the coding sequence ATGAACCAGCAGCGGGACACGGCCGACGAGTCAGAGGACGGCTGCGGGTGCAAGGTCGAACGGGTCGCCGAGCAGTACGAACTGGACCGAATCGACGAGGTTCTCGTCGCTCGATGGTTGGGCGAAAGCGGCGAGCGATACAGTCTCCGTCGCCTGGAGACGCACTTCAACGAACGGGTACTGGAGTCGGCGATGGCTGAGACGCCGATAACGGTGTTAGACGGCGACGTCGCCCACCTCTACGAACGCCTGAGCGACGGATCGGTGAGCGCTGGACAGCGAGCGGAGACGGAGAACTATCTCAAACGCGCGGGAGTCAACGTAGAACGCGTACGCAACGATTTCGTCTCACATCAGACCGTCCACACGCACCTCCGGGAGTGTCTCGGCGCGACGCGGGACCGAATACACGACCCCGAGTCGCGCGTCGAGAAAGCCGACAAGACCGTCCTCTCGTTGCAAAACAGGATGCGATTAGTTACCGAAGAGACCATCGAGCGGTTGGAACGCGCGGATATCGTATCCATCGACTCGTTCGACGTGTACGTGGATACGACGATCGTCTGTGGCGAGTGCGACCGGTCGCTGTCGTTTTCGGAGTTGCTCGACCGTGGGAACTGCCGCTGTCAGGTCGACGAACGGGGCGCCGACAATCCAGCAGTCTGA